Proteins encoded within one genomic window of Rossellomorea vietnamensis:
- a CDS encoding FtsX-like permease family protein, with the protein MIRFIWNTWWRNKQRFILLIIGVLLLSVGLSYLVGMTQTNNGTIVNELQKRWKSSYHMVVRPPDSRSVTEDMNLLEPNYLSGLDGGITLEQYETIKGMDDVKIAAPISVMGYVFNDVQMGEVNITEPGIYRLNQKETVQTGAKEEINDGNYYFTVGGGQYSMDRAYGVGESIGELSYGTQVLVAGIDPEQEAKLVGLDNAMVAGKGSRYFSENDEVMDIPLEGNLNDISIPVILSNREFVDGEIHYTVEKLDMPFDPDQQGATMEKVKKNGGEKYLEEQTGSVVEERSFTTKEAHEKIVNSVMNPSFESGLGGMSWMAFKPSPVEYKPVTSPFRERWAFSYEVEPYSLPEDSLLAVDQAYRPVESFGEDSSSWPRLRLDFIGIFDAQKLAISKDPLTELPVETYFPSKASWVVDEKGDPINPPVTMKPANNPYGFLTKPPLMLTTLDAAAHVLGDKPISAIRVNVKGVDSFNEDSEAALQKVAKEIEEETGLIVDVTLGSSPQPALTHIPGIQGEKGFGWIEQPWIKIGSSITIFKEAKLGVSGVVGSVILVAIVYVFSSNLIMMYARKKEFAVLLSLGWRPNQLSRLLLLEALLLGMVVSFISWLILAWFSVTSELETSYIRVALIGLIGLTIYTAGALIPAYLVKKIRPYEAMRSGEISMKHKRVARSESVVGMAINSMVSRWKRTVLSVVSMGLPTGLLVFYLFITFRLKGVMYTTWLGEYVAMEVSTMHYVAMGIALSIAILTTAEIIWQNVAERQPEISVFKALGWKNGTVRMLVILEGMFSGALAGVVGLLFAFTLVWKVYGSFPFTLWWIYVAALSIPVVTGIIAAVLPAGKAANTPPYQGLNGGYSNDKKVEKQFKYILSGAAVILLLGVMTLVGKGIPEVQKVETAKVASPVKEQGTEGKTTSVFAPVKKEEAGPQEDAPLAFLKAKELAGKQAELGEKLDLDQQTILIESPSKTPPELKAKKKHQLITIPVTWDIKYSDPNSSNLSFKPGAYFLLDEKEKKYYPLKTDIVDALNYRGGRLKLPGRVTALLTFEVPEKYERFLISGRIPDHSKDVVAELTREDLRKSREPFTLKKTGVSPGATGDYTMKIKLDKEKNWSVETDIRVTNHSEEAFRDIGFYFIPNAFTEKNKPDFVKGHAETNIHTINSTGENLQYSLNGNKLLVDLDKKLQPGETKSISIDYSLKLPEEGLRLSQKGEDFFLAQWYPMLATYQDGWDIEPFDPKGESYDTTYGNYRVSFETPEEYLVASSGEDASEEPVNKGEIEGSSIRDFYLAFLNPDEWEQKTEKVKVGMYRNVAIRAFMKKEQDSIMDDVLKKAADSFLFYHDNIGENPTGELDLIANNGDMEYSNIVEISGDPEGYEHPLFHEIAHQWFYQGVANNPYRDAWLDESLAELLSAYYLAYAYKDEGKAFAFSNQVLNTVKPEKFLNTPLNEFQRNYVSTVYGKGPNLLNDYFENNGGRTEALNFLAAYYKEYQFKHVDSDTFAQFFEEYYEGSQKEFLTGWLE; encoded by the coding sequence GTGATCCGCTTTATATGGAATACGTGGTGGCGCAACAAGCAGCGGTTCATCCTGCTAATCATCGGAGTCCTGCTTTTAAGTGTCGGACTGAGTTATCTCGTCGGGATGACGCAAACCAACAATGGCACGATTGTGAATGAACTGCAGAAAAGGTGGAAATCTTCCTATCACATGGTTGTGAGGCCGCCTGACTCCAGAAGTGTCACAGAAGATATGAATCTATTGGAACCGAACTATTTGAGTGGACTCGACGGGGGCATCACTCTGGAACAATATGAAACCATCAAGGGAATGGATGATGTCAAGATTGCAGCACCCATCTCTGTGATGGGGTATGTATTCAATGACGTTCAAATGGGAGAGGTGAACATAACAGAGCCGGGAATTTACCGGTTGAATCAAAAAGAAACGGTTCAGACCGGGGCGAAAGAGGAGATTAACGACGGGAACTATTATTTTACAGTCGGGGGCGGACAGTATTCGATGGACCGGGCTTATGGGGTTGGTGAGTCAATAGGTGAGTTATCCTACGGTACACAGGTCCTCGTTGCAGGGATCGATCCCGAACAGGAAGCGAAGCTTGTCGGACTCGACAATGCTATGGTGGCTGGAAAAGGGAGCCGGTATTTTTCAGAGAATGACGAGGTCATGGATATACCACTGGAAGGCAACCTGAACGATATTTCCATACCGGTCATTTTAAGCAACCGTGAATTCGTTGATGGGGAAATACACTATACAGTGGAAAAGCTCGATATGCCATTCGATCCCGATCAACAGGGTGCAACGATGGAAAAAGTGAAGAAGAATGGCGGGGAGAAATATTTAGAGGAGCAAACAGGAAGTGTCGTGGAAGAAAGAAGTTTCACGACAAAGGAAGCGCACGAAAAAATTGTCAATTCCGTCATGAACCCAAGTTTCGAATCAGGTTTGGGAGGTATGAGCTGGATGGCCTTCAAGCCGTCGCCGGTGGAATACAAGCCGGTGACGAGCCCATTTCGGGAAAGATGGGCTTTCAGTTATGAAGTGGAACCATACAGCTTACCGGAGGATTCTCTTCTGGCAGTCGATCAGGCGTACAGGCCGGTTGAATCGTTCGGAGAGGATAGCTCAAGCTGGCCGCGGCTTCGACTGGACTTTATCGGAATCTTTGATGCCCAGAAGCTGGCCATTTCAAAAGACCCCTTGACGGAGCTGCCCGTCGAAACGTACTTTCCTTCGAAAGCCAGCTGGGTAGTAGATGAGAAAGGGGATCCCATCAATCCACCCGTCACGATGAAACCTGCAAACAATCCTTATGGTTTCCTGACGAAGCCCCCTTTGATGTTGACGACACTGGATGCGGCGGCTCATGTTCTGGGGGATAAACCCATCTCAGCGATACGTGTCAACGTGAAGGGGGTCGACAGCTTCAATGAAGATAGTGAAGCCGCCCTTCAAAAAGTGGCAAAAGAAATCGAAGAGGAAACAGGTTTGATCGTGGATGTCACGTTAGGTTCCTCCCCTCAGCCTGCTTTGACTCATATCCCGGGCATTCAGGGGGAAAAGGGCTTTGGCTGGATCGAACAGCCATGGATTAAGATCGGTTCCTCGATCACGATTTTTAAAGAAGCAAAGCTAGGGGTGTCAGGAGTAGTGGGGAGCGTCATCCTGGTCGCGATTGTGTATGTGTTTTCATCGAATCTCATCATGATGTATGCGAGGAAAAAGGAGTTTGCCGTTTTGCTTTCATTGGGCTGGCGTCCGAATCAGCTTTCAAGGCTCCTTCTCCTTGAAGCGCTATTGCTGGGTATGGTCGTTTCTTTTATCAGCTGGCTCATACTGGCATGGTTTTCAGTAACAAGCGAACTGGAAACATCCTATATTCGAGTCGCCCTCATCGGATTGATCGGACTGACGATTTATACCGCGGGTGCACTCATTCCCGCCTATCTTGTGAAAAAAATCAGACCATACGAAGCGATGCGATCAGGGGAAATCTCCATGAAACACAAACGGGTGGCAAGGTCCGAATCAGTGGTCGGAATGGCCATCAATTCAATGGTGTCCAGGTGGAAACGGACCGTTTTATCCGTCGTTTCAATGGGTCTGCCGACGGGGCTTCTTGTCTTTTACTTATTCATCACCTTTCGATTGAAAGGAGTCATGTATACGACCTGGTTAGGGGAGTACGTGGCCATGGAAGTCAGTACGATGCATTATGTGGCAATGGGGATCGCCCTCTCGATCGCCATCCTGACTACGGCTGAAATCATCTGGCAGAATGTAGCGGAGAGACAGCCCGAAATATCTGTGTTTAAAGCCCTTGGCTGGAAAAATGGTACCGTCCGGATGCTTGTCATTTTGGAAGGGATGTTTTCAGGGGCGCTTGCCGGTGTCGTCGGCCTGCTTTTTGCCTTTACGTTAGTCTGGAAGGTTTACGGAAGCTTCCCTTTCACCCTTTGGTGGATCTATGTGGCCGCCCTATCGATCCCGGTTGTCACGGGGATCATCGCAGCCGTCCTGCCTGCGGGGAAGGCTGCCAATACTCCTCCTTATCAGGGACTGAATGGAGGATACAGCAACGATAAGAAAGTGGAAAAGCAATTCAAATACATTCTTTCAGGTGCAGCTGTCATCCTCCTTCTCGGTGTCATGACATTAGTGGGGAAGGGAATTCCCGAAGTGCAGAAAGTTGAAACCGCCAAAGTGGCATCTCCCGTGAAAGAACAAGGAACAGAAGGGAAAACGACGTCGGTCTTTGCACCGGTAAAGAAAGAGGAGGCTGGGCCACAGGAGGATGCTCCCCTGGCATTTTTAAAAGCGAAAGAACTTGCAGGAAAGCAGGCAGAGCTTGGTGAAAAACTGGACCTTGATCAGCAAACGATCCTTATTGAGTCACCTAGTAAAACGCCACCGGAATTAAAGGCAAAAAAGAAACATCAGCTCATCACGATCCCTGTCACCTGGGATATTAAATATAGTGATCCCAATTCAAGCAACCTCTCATTCAAACCAGGTGCCTATTTCCTATTGGATGAAAAGGAGAAGAAGTATTATCCATTGAAAACGGACATTGTGGATGCACTCAATTACCGTGGGGGAAGATTGAAGCTTCCAGGTAGAGTGACGGCTTTATTGACGTTCGAAGTGCCCGAGAAGTATGAGCGCTTTCTGATAAGCGGAAGGATTCCTGATCATTCCAAAGATGTAGTGGCCGAACTTACGAGAGAAGACTTGAGAAAAAGCAGGGAACCTTTTACGTTGAAGAAAACCGGTGTTTCCCCTGGTGCAACAGGGGATTATACGATGAAGATAAAATTGGATAAAGAGAAAAACTGGAGCGTGGAAACCGATATCAGGGTGACCAATCATTCAGAAGAAGCATTTCGGGATATTGGGTTTTATTTCATTCCGAATGCATTTACGGAAAAAAATAAACCGGATTTCGTTAAAGGTCATGCGGAAACCAACATTCACACTATAAACAGTACCGGCGAGAATCTTCAGTACTCCTTAAATGGGAATAAGCTCCTTGTCGACCTTGACAAAAAGCTGCAGCCTGGTGAAACGAAATCGATCAGTATCGACTACAGTCTGAAACTTCCGGAAGAAGGATTGCGGTTATCTCAGAAAGGGGAAGACTTCTTTCTTGCACAGTGGTATCCGATGCTCGCGACGTATCAAGATGGTTGGGATATAGAGCCTTTCGATCCGAAAGGCGAATCCTATGATACAACCTATGGAAATTATCGTGTTTCCTTTGAAACTCCTGAGGAATATTTGGTGGCAAGCTCCGGGGAAGATGCGTCGGAAGAACCGGTGAATAAAGGGGAAATCGAAGGAAGCAGCATCCGGGATTTCTATCTCGCATTCCTCAACCCCGATGAATGGGAACAAAAAACAGAAAAGGTGAAAGTCGGGATGTATCGAAACGTGGCCATCCGGGCTTTTATGAAAAAAGAACAAGATTCCATTATGGATGATGTGCTCAAAAAAGCAGCAGATTCTTTCCTTTTTTACCATGATAACATCGGCGAGAATCCGACGGGTGAATTGGATCTCATTGCAAATAATGGGGACATGGAATACTCCAATATTGTAGAAATTTCGGGTGATCCCGAGGGATATGAACATCCATTATTTCATGAAATCGCCCATCAATGGTTCTATCAGGGAGTGGCGAACAATCCTTATCGTGATGCATGGCTTGATGAAAGTCTCGCGGAATTACTATCCGCCTATTATCTCGCATATGCATATAAGGACGAGGGAAAGGCGTTTGCTTTTTCCAATCAAGTGTTGAACACGGTGAAACCGGAAAAGTTCTTAAATACCCCGCTCAATGAATTTCAGCGGAATTATGTTTCAACTGTGTACGGAAAAGGCCCGAACCTGTTGAATGATTACTTCGAGAATAATGGAGGCCGAACGGAAGCGTTGAACTTCCTGGCGGCTTACTACAAAGAGTATCAATTCAAACATGTTGACTCAGACACCTTTGCACAGTTCTTCGAAGAATACTATGAAGGCAGCCAAAAAGAATTCCTGACAGGTTGGCTTGAATAG
- a CDS encoding ABC transporter ATP-binding protein, whose protein sequence is MVNGVKVDGVSKIYKGEGVETHALLNVTAEFQQGEFVSVVGSSGSGKSTLLSVIGTLDRPTGGNILFESKDVTEFSQREMADFRFENIGFIFQQFHLIPTMTALENVMAPLFSRKVPYDKKQRAKELLESIGLGDKLHSLPSQLSGGQQQRVAIARALVHEPKWLLADEPTGNLDTETGELIFHIIKSLNQEKGCGVIFVTHDSELAEKADRIIEMKDGRILSDRMVGAL, encoded by the coding sequence ATGGTTAATGGAGTCAAGGTTGATGGGGTATCTAAGATATATAAAGGTGAAGGTGTAGAGACGCATGCTTTATTGAATGTAACGGCCGAATTTCAACAAGGGGAATTTGTTTCTGTGGTAGGGTCATCCGGTTCGGGAAAGTCAACGTTATTGAGCGTGATCGGAACGTTGGACCGTCCGACAGGTGGAAATATCTTATTTGAGTCAAAGGATGTAACGGAATTCAGTCAGAGGGAGATGGCGGATTTCCGGTTTGAGAACATCGGTTTCATCTTTCAACAATTCCATTTGATCCCTACGATGACAGCATTGGAGAATGTGATGGCACCCCTTTTCTCAAGGAAAGTTCCGTATGATAAAAAACAGCGGGCGAAAGAATTGCTGGAATCCATAGGGCTTGGTGATAAGCTACATTCCCTTCCTTCACAACTATCAGGCGGACAGCAGCAGAGGGTCGCCATTGCAAGGGCTTTGGTACATGAGCCTAAGTGGCTGCTGGCAGATGAACCAACAGGCAACCTGGATACGGAAACAGGGGAGCTTATCTTTCATATCATAAAATCACTCAATCAGGAAAAAGGCTGTGGGGTCATCTTTGTCACTCATGACTCAGAGCTTGCCGAGAAAGCGGATCGAATCATTGAAATGAAGGATGGCAGGATTCTATCTGATCGGATGGTGGGAGCCCTGTGA
- a CDS encoding halocin C8 precursor-like protein, which yields MSKKFRNNLSMLVMIAVLVTSSVFSFTGKAGAEEPLFTKGESNVDNQEFNHIRNSLKKTEEYQLYKTTSKINSISTDQIVINTVEGTKGKIAYIEFIFGKFTSKSNGLAYVQFTYDTKAEKVISHQDLFAQKVDDENINLKMLYHFNHNQKEIYDVTIDKDGLLFDKDGLEISQEDFLSNGQLNIKSLTTPNGQDEIGALGFCEYAVAGLCGTGGGVACYGVAAALGITTGLGGLGLAAVCSLIGSLGCAAASDQICG from the coding sequence TTGAGCAAAAAATTCCGAAATAATTTAAGCATGTTGGTAATGATCGCTGTCCTTGTAACATCTTCTGTCTTTAGTTTCACTGGAAAAGCGGGTGCAGAAGAGCCCTTGTTCACAAAGGGAGAATCCAACGTAGATAATCAGGAATTTAATCACATCCGTAACTCCTTAAAAAAGACGGAAGAATATCAGTTGTACAAGACAACCTCTAAAATCAACTCCATCTCAACCGATCAAATTGTCATTAACACAGTGGAAGGAACAAAAGGAAAAATAGCGTATATCGAATTCATATTCGGTAAATTCACAAGTAAGAGCAATGGTTTGGCATATGTGCAGTTCACCTATGATACAAAAGCTGAAAAAGTCATTTCTCACCAAGATCTTTTTGCCCAAAAGGTTGATGATGAAAATATAAACTTAAAAATGCTTTACCACTTTAACCACAATCAAAAGGAGATTTATGATGTAACAATCGATAAAGACGGGCTGCTTTTTGATAAGGACGGGTTGGAAATAAGCCAGGAAGATTTCCTTTCGAATGGACAGCTGAACATTAAGTCATTGACTACTCCAAATGGTCAAGATGAGATTGGGGCACTCGGTTTCTGCGAGTATGCTGTAGCAGGTCTCTGCGGAACAGGCGGAGGAGTTGCGTGTTACGGTGTAGCGGCGGCACTTGGTATTACCACGGGTCTTGGTGGACTTGGATTAGCTGCAGTATGTTCATTAATTGGAAGCTTAGGTTGTGCAGCAGCTTCCGATCAGATTTGTGGCTAA
- a CDS encoding sulfite exporter TauE/SafE family protein, translating to MSTFILFMVIILCASILQTSTGFGFSIMATPFLLLLYPPKEAIQINLILSLVISLALIVKIRRDIDSSLVKRFVIGSMPGLFVGIVVFTLIDMSFLKVMISLVIILLTILLILKFRIRQSPARDFLAGGLSGVLTTSIGMPGPPLLLYFSGTGTKKEKLRGTTLAFYLFIYLVSLGIQVEVAGTTLTVWKSSLQALPVVAVGLITGQALFSKINQKLFQIVTYVLLLFTGIYLLIESII from the coding sequence TTGAGTACTTTCATCTTGTTTATGGTGATCATTTTATGTGCATCCATCTTGCAGACCAGTACCGGGTTTGGATTTTCCATCATGGCTACTCCTTTTCTACTGCTCTTGTATCCTCCTAAAGAAGCGATTCAGATTAATTTGATCTTATCCCTTGTGATTTCTTTGGCACTGATTGTGAAAATCAGGCGGGATATTGACTCTTCACTGGTAAAAAGGTTTGTAATCGGGAGCATGCCCGGCTTATTCGTGGGAATAGTGGTTTTTACTCTTATTGATATGAGTTTCCTAAAGGTAATGATCAGCCTGGTCATCATACTGCTCACGATTTTACTTATCTTGAAATTCCGCATCAGGCAGTCGCCTGCCCGGGACTTTCTGGCAGGGGGATTGTCAGGTGTGCTGACCACGAGTATCGGTATGCCAGGGCCGCCTCTGCTTCTGTATTTCTCAGGCACCGGGACAAAGAAAGAGAAACTTCGGGGAACGACACTTGCCTTTTATTTGTTCATCTATCTCGTCAGTCTAGGGATCCAGGTGGAAGTGGCTGGAACGACTCTGACCGTTTGGAAATCAAGCTTGCAAGCATTACCCGTGGTAGCTGTTGGCTTAATCACAGGACAAGCATTATTCAGCAAAATCAATCAAAAACTCTTTCAAATCGTTACCTACGTACTCCTCTTATTTACAGGCATCTATCTTTTAATAGAAAGTATTATTTGA
- a CDS encoding DUF488 domain-containing protein, producing MSIILKRIYDEPPRLGGHRILIDRVWPRGISKEDADLEEWMKEITPSPALRKWFNHDPEKFEKFKQAYKDELHQDEVKQKKLRELKEMSENERVVLLYGAKDEKHNHAVVLKEVLEDM from the coding sequence ATGTCTATCATTTTGAAACGAATCTATGATGAACCTCCCCGGTTAGGAGGTCACCGAATCCTGATCGACCGTGTCTGGCCCCGTGGAATATCGAAAGAAGATGCAGATCTTGAGGAGTGGATGAAAGAAATCACACCCAGTCCCGCTTTACGGAAGTGGTTTAACCACGACCCCGAAAAGTTCGAGAAGTTCAAACAAGCCTATAAAGACGAACTCCATCAAGATGAAGTAAAACAAAAAAAACTGCGGGAACTGAAGGAAATGTCAGAGAACGAACGCGTAGTCCTTCTCTACGGAGCAAAAGATGAGAAACACAACCATGCCGTCGTGCTTAAAGAAGTCCTGGAGGATATGTAA